One genomic region from Deltaproteobacteria bacterium encodes:
- the map gene encoding type I methionyl aminopeptidase, which produces MNLKTPEEIELIRQSGRIASQTLDYLASKIKPGVTTEQLDRLGHQFILDHGAKPSPLGYRGYPKSLCVSINEEVVHGIPGKKRIKEGDIVTIDITVNKNGFHGDTARTFTVGQVSERARKLVEATREAMYLGIEICKAGAYLGDVGAGIQTYIEALGFSVVRNFVGHGIGRNFHEDPQVPYYGKPKTGLRLKQGLVLTIEPMVNEGTWEVKILEDGWTSITKDGLLSAQFEHTVAVTGNEPDILTLS; this is translated from the coding sequence ATCAATCTTAAGACTCCAGAAGAAATCGAGCTGATCCGCCAAAGCGGCCGCATCGCCTCTCAAACCCTGGACTACTTGGCCTCCAAGATCAAGCCCGGCGTCACCACTGAGCAACTGGATCGTCTGGGGCACCAGTTCATCCTGGATCATGGGGCCAAACCCTCTCCCCTCGGTTACCGCGGCTATCCCAAGAGCTTGTGCGTTTCGATCAATGAAGAGGTGGTTCATGGAATCCCTGGCAAAAAACGCATCAAAGAGGGCGACATCGTAACGATAGACATTACAGTCAATAAAAACGGGTTTCATGGAGATACGGCCCGAACCTTCACCGTGGGCCAGGTTTCGGAAAGAGCCCGGAAGCTGGTCGAAGCGACGCGAGAGGCCATGTATTTGGGCATCGAAATCTGTAAAGCCGGGGCCTATCTGGGGGATGTCGGAGCGGGTATACAGACCTATATTGAAGCCCTGGGGTTCTCCGTGGTCCGAAACTTCGTAGGGCATGGCATTGGCAGGAACTTCCACGAAGACCCCCAGGTCCCATACTATGGAAAACCCAAAACCGGACTGCGGCTCAAGCAAGGGCTAGTCCTGACCATCGAACCCATGGTCAATGAAGGCACCTGGGAGGTAAAAATCCTGGAAGACGGCTGGACATCTATCACCAAGGACGGACTCCTGTCTGCCCAGTTCGAGCACACGGTAGCTGTGACCGGAAACGAACCCGATATTTTAACACTGAGCTGA
- a CDS encoding HDOD domain-containing protein codes for MELTRSNLSDIIQERIGNLPTLPDIALKLLELTGDDDASIKELVQVISHDPAISSRVLKVANSAYYGFTRQITALDQAIPLLGLEMVRSLALSMKVFDYFRGIKSGGFFTVSDFWLHCVAVSAIARDFVQLVPLGPRDLLFTAGLLHDIGKLFLMDVLRVRYLDLIRTVEKEKVQLHEMEKQELGMDHAQTGAILLERWEFPPEIITIIHDHHLPLSQHSSVSVQAVILADSLAREAGLGSSGNVLPNGQVEEILQHLNLDSAQWDLFCSNYKSQSEKKITDLMSIFL; via the coding sequence TTGGAGCTAACCAGAAGCAATCTTAGTGACATTATTCAGGAAAGGATCGGAAATCTTCCGACCCTGCCTGATATCGCCTTGAAGCTTTTAGAGCTGACCGGCGACGATGATGCGTCCATCAAGGAGCTGGTTCAGGTAATATCTCATGATCCGGCCATTTCGTCACGCGTTCTGAAAGTGGCGAATTCGGCCTATTATGGCTTTACCCGGCAGATAACGGCCCTTGATCAGGCCATTCCTCTTTTAGGCCTGGAAATGGTTCGCTCCCTGGCCTTGAGCATGAAGGTTTTCGATTATTTTCGAGGAATCAAGAGCGGCGGGTTTTTTACCGTAAGTGACTTCTGGCTGCATTGCGTCGCTGTGAGCGCCATTGCGCGCGACTTTGTCCAGCTCGTGCCTTTAGGGCCCAGGGATTTACTTTTCACGGCCGGCTTACTTCATGATATCGGCAAGCTTTTTCTCATGGATGTTCTTCGCGTTCGCTACCTCGATTTGATTCGCACCGTGGAGAAGGAAAAGGTGCAGCTCCACGAGATGGAGAAGCAGGAATTGGGCATGGATCACGCACAGACCGGCGCAATTCTTTTAGAGCGCTGGGAGTTTCCGCCGGAAATCATCACCATCATTCATGATCATCACCTTCCTCTGAGCCAGCATAGCTCCGTGTCGGTGCAGGCGGTGATTTTGGCCGACTCTCTGGCCAGAGAGGCTGGTCTGGGATCAAGCGGCAATGTCTTGCCCAACGGGCAGGTTGAAGAGATCTTACAGCATCTGAACCTGGATTCGGCGCAGTGGGACCTGTTTTGCTCCAACTACAAGAGTCAGAGTGAGAAGAAGATCACGGATTTGATGAGCATCTTTCTGTGA